A stretch of the Nicotiana tabacum cultivar K326 chromosome 6, ASM71507v2, whole genome shotgun sequence genome encodes the following:
- the LOC107761347 gene encoding cysteine-rich receptor-like protein kinase 15, whose translation MVSALVLSSSRTTLIFFLLSLLALSNILVGVKPAESSFLKSFCSTISNYTEGSKFQFNLARLLYRSLYNNGGNSIYANRSEGEDPNKVHGVFLCRGDVAPEICQRCIDVATERILRECPHTKDAIIWYDECLIRYSNVSFVSALDYSGGSFLYNAGNVSRPKQFKRILGSMFDNLTYQATSVNPNLKYAANSDEFEPIQKLYGMVQCLPDLSAADCRACLNTALSAISTLLSDARVPRGCRVLYASCNLRYELYQFLNPAGRGPGAPQPSTSQGNEDKGGNTSKTKLISIIIGVIALLAVVLAGTSFYLVKRRRRIAKEGDESNQETQLLNMIEETLAEDFSNDNFSSEKQARSKEFPVVKLDLIRAATQKFSEENKLGEGGFGPVYKGKLANGIAIAIKRLSRTSGQGLKEFKNEVVLIARLQHRNLVKLLGCCLEGNKALLIYEFMPNKSLDFFLFDSRENEILDWRQRLHIIKGIARGILYLHEDSRLRIIHRDLKASNVLLDKDMNPKISDFGMAKMFSGNQCEANTNRVVGTYGYMAPEYAMEGLFSTKSDVFSFGILVLEIVSGRKNNGYVSEYGQSLFNFAWKLWCEGKGLELMDPGLSQSCVAVDIIKSIHIGLLCVQQDPADRPTMSSAVFMLENDPQTLPQPSQPAFSIGRIVVRSADQPPSNDHLCSVNDVTLSIQSPR comes from the exons ATGGTGTCTGCTCTAGTTTTAAGCAGTAGCCGAACAACTCTGATTTTCTTTCTCCTTTCGCTGCTTGCTCTGTCAAACATACTTGTGGGCGTGAAACCTGCAGAGAGCAGCTTCCTGAAAAGCTTTTGCTCAACCATTAGTAACTATACAGAAGGAAGCAAATTTCAGTTTAATCTTGCCCGTTTGCTATACAGATCGCTATACAATAATGGTGGCAATTCCATCTATGCAAATCGCAGTGAAGGAGAAGACCCTAATAAAGTTCATGGAGTATTCCTTTGTAGAGGAGACGTTGCACCTGAAATTTGCCAAAGATGTATAGACGTGGCAACTGAGCGGATCTTGCGCGAATGTCCTCACACCAAAGATGCAATCATATGGTATGATGAGTGTTTGATCCGCTATTCTAATGTATCTTTCGTCTCCGCCCTGGACTACTCAGGTGGAAGCTTTTTGTATAACGCAGGAAACGTTTCGCGGCCAAAACAATTTAAGCGGATTTTGGGTTCAATGTTTGATAACCTTACCTATCAAGCTACTTCAGTTAATCCCAACCTTAAATATGCTGCAAATTCTGATGAATTTGAACCGATTCAGAAGTTGTATGGTATGGTGCAGTGTCTACCTGATTTGTCAGCTGCAGATTGTCGCGCTTGCCTGAATACTGCTCTTTCTGCAATCAGTACTCTACTCTCTGACGCCAGAGTACCACGCGGATGCAGAGTTCTATATGCAAGCTGCAATTTAAGGTATGAGCTATATCAGTTCTTAAATCCTGCTGGACGGGGTCCGGGAGCACCACAGCCATCGACCAGCCAGGGTAACGAGGATAAAG GTGGAAATACCTCGAAGACAAAGCTTATTAGTATCATCATTGGTGTTATAGCACTGTTGGCTGTTGTACTGGCAGGAACTAGTTTTTACCTTGTGAAAAGAAGAAGACGTATAGCCAAAG AGGGGGATGAAAGTAATCAAGAAACTCAATTGCTTAACATGATAGAAGAAACACTTGCTGAAGACTTTTCGAATGATAATTTTAGCTCCGAAAAGCAGGCGAGGTCCAAAGAGTTTCCAGTTGTAAAACTAGACCTCATTCGAGCTGCTACACAAAAATTTTCTGAAGAAAACAAGCTCGGAGAAGGTGGATTTGGTCCAGTATACAAG GGAAAACTAGCCAATGGCATAGCAATTGCAATCAAGAGGCTCTCTAGAACATCTGGTCAAGGGCTGAAAGAGTTCAAGAATGAAGTCGTCTTAATTGCCAGATTGCAGCACAGAAATCTCGTGAAGCTCTTGGGTTGCTGCTTAGAGGGAAATAAAGCATTGCTTATCTATGAGTTCATGCCCAACAAAAGCTTGGACTTCTTCCTCTTCG ATTCAAGAGAAAACGAGATTCTGGATTGGAGACAGCGTCTCCACATTATTAAGGGAATAGCCAGGGGCATCCTATATCTGCACGAGGATTCTCGACTGAGAATCATTCATAGGGACCTAAAAGCTAGCAACGTTTTACTGGACAAAGATATGAACCCGAAGATATCAGACTTTGGAATGGCAAAGATGTTTAGCGGAAATCAATGTGAAGCCAATACAAATAGAGTTGTTGGAACCTA TGGATATATGGCCCCTGAGTATGCAATGGAAGGACTCTTTTCTACTAAATCAGATGTTTTCAGCTTTGGAATTCTGGTCCTTGAGATAGTAAGTGGGAGGAAAAACAATGGCTATGTTTCAGAATATGGTCAGAGCCTCTTTAATTTT GCATGGAAATTGTGGTGTGAAGGGAAAGGATTAGAGCTTATGGACCCTGGCTTATCGCAGTCCTGTGTGGCAGTTGATATAATAAAAAGCATCCATATCGGGTTGCTCTGCGTTCAACAAGATCCAGCAGATAGACCTACCATGTCCTCTGCAGTTTTTATGCTAGAAAATGACCCTCAAACGCTTCCACAACCATCACAACCTGCATTTTCTATTGGGCGAATTGTTGTGAGATCAGCTGATCAGCCTCCATCTAATGATCACTTGTGTTCGGTTAACGATGTAACTTTATCAATTCAATCACCCCGatga